The genomic window ACGAGAGAGGATCTGATGAAACAAACAATTAAAATAGTAACTATTATGGCGGCATTGGGATGTTTTGTGGGGTTGACAGGGTGCAACAATATATTTTCAGACACCCAGCCTGCTGAATCCAGGGCTGAGACGGTAACTCCTGCATCCGTGTCCGAACCTGCGGCAAAACCATCACCAGAGTCCAAAAAAAGAACCGCGGTGTACTATGATTTTGAAGATGTGCTGATCCCGGTGGAACTGCAGGTCCTTCAGGATAAAAGTATGATCGTGTCCACCCCGGGATTTACATCCGGGATTCTGATGCTTAAAGGAAGGGTGGAACGGCGCTCTTTGATCAATTTTTTCAACAACAACATGGTCAAGGACAACTGGGCCATGGTCAGCCAGATTGCCTCACCCAACATGGCGATTCTGGTGTTTGAAAAATCCATAAAATCCGCAGTGATTTCCATTAAAAGCGAGCATATCTACACCTATGTGGAAGTCGGAGTGGCGGCCCGGGTGAATCAAGGCCGTCTGCCGGATAATACCGATGCCCTGCTTGAATCGGATCTTGTCCAGTGACGATATTGAATCAAAAACATATTCTGCTGGGCGTCACCGGCGGAATCGCTGCATACAAATCCGTGGAACTGCTCCGGCTTTTGAAAAAAGCCGGAGCAGACGTGGATGTGGCCATGACGGAGGCCGCGTTGCGGTTTGTGGGCAAAACCACGTTTGAAGTGCTGTCGGAAAATCCCGTGATCACGGATCTGTGGGAAGATTCCCACGGATCCGTGGCCCATATTGATGTGGCAGCAAGATGCGATGCCGCCGTGATCGCGCCGGCCACGGCCAACTGCATTGCCAAGCTGGCTCATGGGCTGGCTGATGATGCATTGACCACCACATTTCTGGCAGTGACGGCCCCGGTCATGATCTGTCCGGCCATGAACACCCATATGTATGAAAATATCCGGGTCCAGCGAAACCTGGATGTCCTGGAACAGGACGGGATCCATATCCTGGATCCGGACACCGGATCTCTGGCCTGCAAAACCACAGGACCCGGTCGTCTGCCCGATCCCCGGCTCATTGTGGACCGCATGGAACACATGCTGACACCCAAAGATTTTGTCGGCAAACAGGTATTGGTGTCGGCCGGCCCCACCCTGGAGCCCATTGACCCGGTGCGGTATGTGAGCAATCACTCCTCCGGCAAAATGGGGTATGCCGTTGCCAGGGCTGCAGAAATGCGGGGTGCCTCCGTGACCCTGGTCACCGGTTCCGTGAGCCTGGATCCGCCTGTGGGCGTTGAAACAATTTGCGTACAGACCTGCCAGGATATGGCTGATACCATGCTATCTAAAATGGCGCATGCGGATATCATTATCCAGGTGGCGGCGGTGGCGGATTTCCGGCCGGACCACCGGGAAACTCTGAAAATAAAAAAAACATCCGACCAGGACCGCATGACCCTGACCCTGGTGCAGAACCCGGACATTCTTAGAACCATGGGGGAACGCAAGCGACCCGGTCAGTTTCTGGTGGGGTTTGCCGCAGAAACCCATGATCTGGCAGCCAATGCCGTTAAAAAAATCAAGAAAAAAAATCTGGACATGATCGCTGCCAACCTGGTGGGGGGAAAAGACGCGGGCTTTCAGACCGACACCAACAAAATGACCCTGTTTTTCAAAGACGGGTCTAAAACCGATATTCCGCTGATGGACAAACAGGCTGTGGCCCATGTGCTTCTGGACAACCTCCTGACCCGGCTTGATCCGCGCGGTTGATTCCGGCCTGTCATGACACCTTTGGATAACATCCCTTTTTTGACTTCGAGCGTGACGCTTCTAGACATCATTGATGATCTATCCGGATACCTGCGTTGTCAGAAACAAATGGGACTCACCCGGGTCCCGCTTTCCCCGCGCTCTCTGGAAATTCTGGCTGCCTGGGGCCGGCCGGTCGTACCCCGGAAACCTTTCAGACACGCCGGTCCGGCATCGGCAAACGTGGTGCTGGTGGATGGGGCCGGCACTTTTTTTATGGGTGAGCCAGGCGCACTGTTGAAAAAGATTCTGGCAGCCATGAAACTGGCTGAAGACAAGGTCTGTGTTTGCAATGCCCCGGATGCGGAACAGGTGTTTGCTTTTCTGCAATCGGTTCAGCCGGTGGTGGTGATCGCGCTGGGAGATGCGGCCGCCCGGACCGTGACCGGGATTCAGAAGCCCGTGGCAGCCATCCGGGGAAAATTTTTTGACATCCGGGGGTTTTCCGTGATGCCCACGTTTCATCCATCCCAGCTGCTCAAAGATCCGGGCCTGAAGCGTCCGGTGTGGGAAGACATGCAGCAGGTCATGCAGATCCACGGTATTGTGTCATGATCCTTGACCGGTTCATCGATATCCTGACTGCGGAAAAAGGATATTCCCCCCATACATGCCGGGCCTACCGGTCGGATATTCTGGATTTTCTGCAATTTGTCGCTGACGGGTCTGATGATCCGAATCCTTCAACTGACGTGCAGACCTGTTTTAAAGCACACCTGGCCCAGGTGGACAGACAGACCCTGAAACAATACCTGGCTGCCCAGGTCCGGGCGGGAAAACAAAAAAGGACCCTGTCCCGGCGCCTGTCCGCGTTAAAAGCGTTTTTTGATTTTCTGGTGAGAGAAAAACAGATGCCGGCCAATCCGGCGGACGGAATTGCCTTTCCCAAACTGGGCCGGCCCATTCCCCGGGTACTGACCGTGGATGACGTGTTCCGGTTGCTGGATTCCATCAAAACCGGCACCTGGCTGGAAAAGCGCAACCATGCCATGTTTGAGACTTTTTATTCCACGGGCATGCGTATTTCCGAAATCCATGGATTGAACATGGATCACATTGACTTTCACAA from Desulfotignum phosphitoxidans DSM 13687 includes these protein-coding regions:
- the xerA gene encoding site-specific tyrosine recombinase/integron integrase, which translates into the protein MILDRFIDILTAEKGYSPHTCRAYRSDILDFLQFVADGSDDPNPSTDVQTCFKAHLAQVDRQTLKQYLAAQVRAGKQKRTLSRRLSALKAFFDFLVREKQMPANPADGIAFPKLGRPIPRVLTVDDVFRLLDSIKTGTWLEKRNHAMFETFYSTGMRISEIHGLNMDHIDFHNQVIRVSGKGGKQRIVPVGRRALTAVRTYRDTVSTQLKPVFLNKDFGRLSTRSIRRILDHIVNQCGLHVPVSPHVLRHCFATHMLDSGADLRGIQEILGHASLSTTQVYTHVSMDHLMQVYDNAHPRS
- a CDS encoding uracil-DNA glycosylase is translated as MTPLDNIPFLTSSVTLLDIIDDLSGYLRCQKQMGLTRVPLSPRSLEILAAWGRPVVPRKPFRHAGPASANVVLVDGAGTFFMGEPGALLKKILAAMKLAEDKVCVCNAPDAEQVFAFLQSVQPVVVIALGDAAARTVTGIQKPVAAIRGKFFDIRGFSVMPTFHPSQLLKDPGLKRPVWEDMQQVMQIHGIVS
- the coaBC gene encoding bifunctional phosphopantothenoylcysteine decarboxylase/phosphopantothenate--cysteine ligase CoaBC, with product MTILNQKHILLGVTGGIAAYKSVELLRLLKKAGADVDVAMTEAALRFVGKTTFEVLSENPVITDLWEDSHGSVAHIDVAARCDAAVIAPATANCIAKLAHGLADDALTTTFLAVTAPVMICPAMNTHMYENIRVQRNLDVLEQDGIHILDPDTGSLACKTTGPGRLPDPRLIVDRMEHMLTPKDFVGKQVLVSAGPTLEPIDPVRYVSNHSSGKMGYAVARAAEMRGASVTLVTGSVSLDPPVGVETICVQTCQDMADTMLSKMAHADIIIQVAAVADFRPDHRETLKIKKTSDQDRMTLTLVQNPDILRTMGERKRPGQFLVGFAAETHDLAANAVKKIKKKNLDMIAANLVGGKDAGFQTDTNKMTLFFKDGSKTDIPLMDKQAVAHVLLDNLLTRLDPRG